GCTACGAGATCGAGGACCCTGCTCACTGGCTGACCCAATCCCAGGTAAACGGATTCCACCGGGCCCTGGTTTTGGCGACCGGTAACGGCGAAATCGCCCGGGATGCCGGCCGGTTCACGGCATTGACCAAAAGAATCGGCACCATCAAGAAGGTCACTCTCGGCCTGATCAGTCCCTCATCGGTTTATCTCAAAGCCGGCAGGCTGTACGGGGCCATGAGCAGGGGCGCATCCATCGAAACCCGAAAGCTGGCTGCCAACAGAATCGAGGTCTGCGCCACCCCCAACCCCGGTGTGCAAGAAGAGTCGTTCCAGTGTGAAAATCGCAAAGGCACGCTTGAATCCCTGGCCCTGTTGTTCACCAAAGACTACGCCACCGTCAAGCATCCCGACTGCTTTCACAGGGGGGACAAAACCTGCCGCTACGTGATCACCTGGGCGCAGACGGACTCCATGCGCTGGAAGAGAATCAGCCGTTTCACCGGGCTTGGGACCCTGGGGCTTGCCTGCATCACGCCATTCATCCTTCCTTTCACAGCCAGCGCAATCGCCGTCCTGACGGCGGTGATCGTGAGTGCCGGATGTTTTATATCGTCGCTGGCAAAAGAAAAAAACGAACTGATCCAGACCATCGAAAACCAGGGCAATGTCGCCAGGGAAATGCTGGATGCCGCCAATAGCCGCTACAACGACACCGCCCTGATGCACGAAGTCGGCAGCGCCACGGTCTCAATCGAGGATGTGGAAAGCTACGTCGGTGCTGTTACGGCCCTCATGGAAAAACGGCTCTCCTTCGACCGCGGCTTGATCATGCTTCAAAACAATCAGAAGGGAAAACTGCAATACATCGCCAGCTACGGGCACACCGCGGAACAGCTGGATGTGCTGAAAGGGGCCGAATTTCACCTGGACAACCCTGATTCCAGGGGCCTGTTTGTCAAGGCCTTTAAAATGCAACGGCCGTATATCGTCGATGACGTCGAAAAAATCATCTCCTCCCTTTCGGCCAACAGCAAGGCTTTTGCCCGAACCATAGCCGCCAAGTCCTTTATCTGCGTGCCTATCGTGTACCAGGGCGAACCCTTCGGCATTCTGGCGGTGGACAATTACCACACGGGCACCCCCCTGACCCAGAGCAACCTGAGCATCGTCACCAGCATCGGCACCCAGATTGCGACGGGCATCGCCAACGCCAACGTCATCACCCAACTGCGCGAAGGGGAGGAGAAATACCGGGAGCTCTATCAGGAAGCCAAGAAGGCGGAAGCCGTTTACCGCTCCCTGATCCGCTCATCCGCCGATGCCATTCTGCTGTACGACCTGGATTACAACCCGCAGTACGCCAGCCCTGAATTTCAGAGCACCTTTCAGTGGACCCTGGAAGAGCTGCACGACAAGGGCCTGTCGATCGTTCCGGACACGGCCCGGGAATCCGTGGCCGCGGCCCTGCGCCAGGTCGCCGAAAACGGCGACCCCATACGTGGATTCGAAACGAAAATCTTTTCCAAAGACAACGAACTGCACCATGTCAGCGTGAGCGCCTCACGCTACGACGACCACGCGAACAAACCCGCCGGGGTGTTGTCCGTCATCCGCGACATTTCCGAAAACAAACGCCTCGAAAACCAGTTGCAGCACGCCCAGAAAATGGAGGCCATCGGCACTCTTGCAGGCGGCATTGCCCATGATTTCAACAACCTGCTATCCGTTATCCAGGGAAACCTGTCCTTGATGAAAATGGAGATCGGCCCCGACCACGCGGCTACCAAACGCCTCGACAACATCGACAAGCAGTTAAAAAGCGGCTCCCGGCTCACCAGTCAGCTGCTGGGGTATGCCCGCAAGGGCAACTATCAGGTCCAGGCCTTGAACATGACCAGGCACCTGAAGGAAACGGTCGAAGCCTTCGGCAGAGCCCGCAAGGAGATCATTGTCCACTTCGATCCCCCCCCAACCGACTACATGGTGGAGGCGGACCCGGGACAGATGGAACAGGTGCTGTTCAACCTGTATGTCAATGCCGCGGATGCCATGCCCGAGGGAGGCGACCTCTTTCTGAAAATCGGACTGGTGGACCACACAAAAATCAAGGCCAGACACTACTCCCCCGCACCCGGCAACTATGTCATGGTGGAAGTCGCCGACACGGGTCTGGGTATGAGCGCCGATGTCCGGCAGCGGGCCTTCGAACCCTTTTTCACCACCAAAACCATGGGCAAAGGCACGGGCCTGGGACTCGCCTCGGTCTACGGAATCATCAAAACGCACCAAGGCTACGTTGAAATCGAATCGCAACCCGGCCAGGGAACCGCCATTCAGATCTTCCTGCCGGTATCCGCGAAGCAGCACACCGCCGCCGAACAAAAAACCAACGACAAGCTCGCCAAGGGCCGGGAGTGCATCCTCTTCGTGGATGACGAGCCCATGCTGCTGGAGGTGGGGACGGAAATGCTCCAAATGGTGGGCTACCGGGTTCTGGCGGCCGGTTCCGGACAGAAAGCCATCGAGATCTTCGAAAACAACCGG
The Deltaproteobacteria bacterium genome window above contains:
- a CDS encoding response regulator, which encodes MDNESPLYNSRITNTYLEYVGEHYPEIDIDRILQSARIERYEIEDPAHWLTQSQVNGFHRALVLATGNGEIARDAGRFTALTKRIGTIKKVTLGLISPSSVYLKAGRLYGAMSRGASIETRKLAANRIEVCATPNPGVQEESFQCENRKGTLESLALLFTKDYATVKHPDCFHRGDKTCRYVITWAQTDSMRWKRISRFTGLGTLGLACITPFILPFTASAIAVLTAVIVSAGCFISSLAKEKNELIQTIENQGNVAREMLDAANSRYNDTALMHEVGSATVSIEDVESYVGAVTALMEKRLSFDRGLIMLQNNQKGKLQYIASYGHTAEQLDVLKGAEFHLDNPDSRGLFVKAFKMQRPYIVDDVEKIISSLSANSKAFARTIAAKSFICVPIVYQGEPFGILAVDNYHTGTPLTQSNLSIVTSIGTQIATGIANANVITQLREGEEKYRELYQEAKKAEAVYRSLIRSSADAILLYDLDYNPQYASPEFQSTFQWTLEELHDKGLSIVPDTARESVAAALRQVAENGDPIRGFETKIFSKDNELHHVSVSASRYDDHANKPAGVLSVIRDISENKRLENQLQHAQKMEAIGTLAGGIAHDFNNLLSVIQGNLSLMKMEIGPDHAATKRLDNIDKQLKSGSRLTSQLLGYARKGNYQVQALNMTRHLKETVEAFGRARKEIIVHFDPPPTDYMVEADPGQMEQVLFNLYVNAADAMPEGGDLFLKIGLVDHTKIKARHYSPAPGNYVMVEVADTGLGMSADVRQRAFEPFFTTKTMGKGTGLGLASVYGIIKTHQGYVEIESQPGQGTAIQIFLPVSAKQHTAAEQKTNDKLAKGRECILFVDDEPMLLEVGTEMLQMVGYRVLAAGSGQKAIEIFENNRDDIDLVLFDMIMPGMNGGELFDKIAKIKPDVKTVLSSGYSIDGQAQQIMERGCNGFIQKPFDVKKLSRKIRDVLEDKEEND